The genomic window tttgttctaTTCATGATCATACTGGACATTTtgttacttatttattttttatgtgttttgctGAGATTAATTTTTGTTCTCATAAATAAGCTGTTAAAAATCTCGTCATGCATGTTTGTTATGCTCTCTAACTCCTCAACCATCATGTAGATCCTGTGAGCTCTCTCAAAGGAACAATTACAGGCATGGCTGGTAATCAAGCTAAGAGTTCCATTGTTCATCCAAGCATTCACTCTGATCAGGTGCTTGGTGGTGCAAATTCTGGCCTTAGAATGCCATcattattgaaagaaaacagAGATGTGAAACCAGAAATGAACATAAATTTGAGTATCCCTGTGGAAGGGACTGTGAGGTGGTCCCAACAAAATGTATTTCCTGTTGTAAAAGATCCAAAGAAGGGTACAAAAAGGACGCAAAATGATTGCAGTGATCAAGATGTTCAAAGGATGAAGTCAATAAATGTATTTCAGGggaaaacattttgtttttcaaaaagctTTCCTGAAGATAGGGTAACCAGTTGAATTTGGCATTCTCTTGTACATCTATATCCAACTATTGCAGTTAAATTATTGCATGAAATGTCTGGTGATGTTctgaattgttttatttttttcctgccaGAGATCTGAAATTGTGCAATGGATCAATCTAGGAGGAGGTGAGGTATTGATAGATAAAGCAAAACAGAAAGTGCACTTCATGATTGAATGCCATGGTGTGATATCTAGGTCTGCTGATGATCCCTGGACTCTTTATGTGTCCAGTCACTGGGTCCGGTCTTGTTTGGAGGTATACTTGGGTGACTTGTAACCATTGATGTTCTTTGTTAGTAATGTTTCATTGTGGCATGTGATTATTTGTTGATCAGGATTTGAATTATAGAGGCTCAGATTCTACTTCCAGTTAAGAATAGCATGCACATGCATCCATGTTCCACCTCATATTTAACTTTATCACTTCATTGGGGGGAGGAACAAGAAATGGGAGAGATTTTTATGGGAATATGTTAAATGGAGAGAAGTTGGGatatgaagaaaaacaattagcaCTTGGGTGTTTTCTATAACCTTTTCTTACCTTTCTTAGCCGATGCTTTAAATTATTCTTCAAGTAAAAGTCCATGGATTCTTTCCTAAATAAATACACGCAAAAAGAAGAGGTTGAGAACTCCAATTTGATTTCACTTATTTTACTAGGCACCATCTTTAGGTATGCATTAGGTACCTTTTCTTCCAAGAAGAAGTCCATGGATTGTacgtataattaattttttttaacttttcccACAACTTTGCTATCATGAAAAACACAATTTCTACCATCAACTTAAGAAGTATTTTCATTCCTCAAGAATAATAGCCTAAACTGAATACTCTTTACTTGTCTAATAATCtgcttgctgctgctgctatagCTCCTTATTCTTtctattgtattttttgtttttgttttgtttgttgtggCTTCATTGTCTGCTAATCCATTTCTTACAATTGCTAATGAATGTGATTGCTATTGAAGGGTGGATGTCTGCTGGATATTGGTAGTCATATTATATATTCTCCACTTCCCTGCCGGATTCCTTTGCCTGGTTTTGAAAAATTCCGCTTTTGCATCTCACAGTATGAAGAGAAAGATAGATTGCTATTAAGAAACTTATGCTTTGTTCTTGGAGCTAAATTTGTGGAGAAATTGACTAGAAAGGTCACACATTTATTGTGCAAGTTTACCAGCGGGCCAAAGTATGAAGCTGCCTGTAAATGGGACATATGCTTGATTACATCTGAGTGGATTTACGAGTGTGTCAGGCAGGTATATTCCTGATACTTTTCTTTGTATGCATGCACACGCCATCCACTTGCACTTGAACTTGTGAAATTTAGAGTGGTACTTGTTTGCACAAAATATCTTTATACAACCTGCACTGTTTTGGCAGAATGAAGTTGTTGCAGTGGATCAGTTTCGCCCAAAAGAAATTACCTCTCAAGATGAAGAGGCAGGATTATGCACTGAGAGCCAGTTTCCTACACAAGATGTTCAAATGATATCTGGAGAGAATGCATCTCAATTTATTACTCAGCCACAAGGCCTTAGAAACTCATCAGCCCAAAATGGGGGTAGTTTAATCAACAGCTTCATGGAAGAGGCCCAACAATCTATTGATATCTGTAAAAAGGCAaagatttttaaagataatGATCAGAAGAGTCTGCTTTCATCTCGAGTTCATTTGAGTGATTCTACCCTGAATATGAATTCCACTGAAGGTGACAACGCAAAAGATAATGGAGAATCTTCTCATGACATTCCTGATGTAGCTGCTGCTATTGAGGACTTGTTGGAGCAGACAAGCAAGGTAAAAACACCAGTTATTTTTCGACTGCATGGTTAGCATTCAATTTATTGGTTAACTAATTCTTGTCTGGTTTTCCTACAAGATTCAAGATCAGAAGTCACCAGGGAGGAGTGGGTGTGATAAGAGTGTATCCTTAGATCCTGATTATTCTTTTAGATATATACTATGCGACTTCTGCTTCTGTTTAATCCTTGACAATAGAACAGCTATTTTCATCTGACTGTTCAATGCTTGGTGAAGGCCATGGGGGTTCTCCCTCTGTGATCGGGTTACCGAAGCACTGGTTAAGTAGGCaagtttttgtttatgtttgcaATCAGTGTGTATTTTTGGTATCAAataaatgattatatatatgttttttttttcttttcaaactgGTCCCTTGGTAATTTTGACTGTTTGCCTTGAAACTTTAAGATAAGAGAGGATGTCAGCCAGCGGATAGAAATATTCTTTGTTAACTCAAATCGAAAATGCCCTCTTGATTAGGGCTGCTTGTCATTATTGAGGGCACAAAACCTTGAGAACAAGAAAAAGTCAGAATGTCAGCCAACAGATAGATTTTCGTGCTCATCTCAAATTCAAAGTGCCCTCTTGATTTGTGCTAGTAAAGGTCCTTTTCCCCTCCTTTTATTTCGTGCACTTTTGAATTGTTGTTGTTCCTCTGTTCTTTTCAGGACTGGGAGAAGAGATGAGCTATCCAGTCCCAAAGAAGCAAATGGAGGACCATATGATAGTTTCAGCGAAACACAAACAGACTCTCAGGTTTCAGCTCTTTAAtcgtctaaatttttttatcagttacATGATTGTTAAAACACAGTTGCAACATCGTGTTTCCTTATTGGATGGAGGAAGGATTCTATTGCAATGATGGTGCTTGATGCTGTAAATGTAGGTTGTTGGTTATGAAGAAGATTTGACAGGGAGGCAAATGCTCATAGATAGAGTTCGTACCAGAAGTAGCATGACCTGAGCTGAAGCACAGGCGCATTCCTTGTCTGATTTAAAGGTAAGAAGTATCTCGGGAACAGAGAGCATTAAATGGAAAGGAAGAGATAGTCAATACAACTATCAATTGAGGCTACTTTTGTCCAATAAAATTGGGCAGCGCCACGCTAACACCACCAAAGAGTGGCTTGAGttgacaaacaaatatatatatatatatatatatatatatatatatatatatcggtcCATGCTATTCGGTTTTGTCAATTAGAGACTGAGATTTGGATGAAAGAAAAGGTCGACTGAAATCTTTCACTAATTCAGACGCTTAATTAATCGCTGGTCAGGTTAAATAGACTCTTACAAGTCATTGATCTTaattagccttttctttttcaacgtttgatttatatatttatttttgggtcttaaatttcaaaaaatcatttgtattaattttgagATTAAAAAGACTAGATTTTAGAATATTCAAGggttgaaaattgagttgtAACTTGAACGAgagaactttttttctttttttcttctaatggaTGCAAAATtagtgaatgatttttttttaatctgcaaACTAGTGAAATAGTTCTTGCAACTTATGGCAGTTTATTTTGTTAACTGATACGTGTTTGGTTTTCCTTAAAGATTCACGAGACTGTCTTCGATAAAACAATAAGCATATCTTCGTTTTGTAGAGCAAAGCTcataactaatttaattaagactttatatttaaatattgagattttattccttttttcttttaacttaatTCTAGAAAAATGGAGACTAATAGATGCTTGCTTGACGAGCCTTCAATAATTCTCCGTAAAGCTAACCAAGTGGAGGTAACAGTATTTTCTTTTGTGGTGGCAATATCTGTTTCGCCATTGCTAATAATATTTGcatccttaatttttatttataaatatattgttttaaggaTCAAAATTTGGCTTAGAAGTGCTCATACCATCAATGAAAAACATTTCCTTTCTCGAACTATTACCGTTTACAACAATAATATCTGCATTTTTCCTCTCCAATTACAATCaatttactattaatattaaatgaaaaacttATTAGATTAGAGAATACACCCACAAAGGGAAAGAATCACATGAAGGGTTTGAGGAATTGACATTGAAAAAGAGCAATGCTAATTGTGTTGAGTATTTTTCTCagaattattctttaaaatgatattatacaTCAAATGAATGAGTGAATCCAAGTAGTAAATAGTATATATCtattttctgaaaaatgatttcaagaaagtaagaaaattaattatttacaattaaaatcCATTAACTCACTGCATGAaggtttcttaaaaattaatttaatatcaaaattagcattataaaaaacttttgagCAACACGACAAaagctttatttaaaaaagaaaaaaaattccaccaCCACAAGCTAGAAAAGGTAAGGGCTACCAATAATATCACCtccaaaattcaaataatttttaagaatctatctgttattttgttttattaatataattatccagacctatttatatatatcctgattaattttatataccCTTGAATTTTAGTAATCTTGGAAGCAAACCCGCTGACCAGTTGCTTTCATTCAActtatttaggattttttaaaatgttttttttatgttaaaatatattaaaataatatttttttatttttaaaaaattatttttaaaatcagtatataaaaacaatttaaaatatataaaaaatattaatttttaattaaaaaaattaatatttttaaaaacacggctCCAATCACATTTACAAACGATATCTTTTATGTATCCGCCAATTTATTTGCACAACATCGACACCAATTTTTGCTTTTCTCAATTCTTAAACAGTATTTTATtatcctaaaaaattaaaaaataaaccaaacagCAAACaccaaaactaaaattcattCACACATGGTGCTATGTCTCTTCCACGTGTCTATCATCATGAATAGGTTATCTCCGGTCACCGGAATATTGACGTCATGTCCATGCTCGTTCAAGCTTCATAACAGAGACAGTAAACTGGTGGGTTGTGGGTTTGGTTTGCAAAGAAAGGAGAGGTTAAAGAGGAAGCTTAAGTTTGTCGTCAGTGCGGAGTTATCCAAGTCTTTCTCTGTGAACTTGGGTTTGGACTCTAAGGTCATTCTCCTTCTCACTTTATGATTTCTTTCTGATCtcttcgtattttttttatatctttttcgATTAAATGCATCAGAGAGTAACgggtacctttttttttcatgtgggcAAGAGTGGCATGATTTCTGTGACTTGGAAACTTTTACTCGTGAATATTTGATGTTGCCCGTATTGAAACTCTTGGATCAGCTAATGGGTTTTTTTACCGAGTATTATGACCGAACTTCAATTTTTGATTGGCACTTCATGTAATTTCTcaattggaattaatttaaaacccgCTGAGTAGTGAGAACTATGCTTgttgaattcaaaatttcaatgaGCTTGGTTCTGTAACTAGTTAATTGTACTCTTAAGTAGATAATTGTGATTGAAACAACAATGTTGTTAAGTTATTTTGTctttgaaagagagagagatttgctaggaaaaaactaaagaagagCTTCTGGGCATAATTAtctgtttttccttctttccaaCAACCAATCTGGGCTTTAAATATAGTTATAGACATGAAATAGCAAACCTGTATGATTAGTCAAAATTAGACGTTTTGGTGAACTCGTTACATCCCCATAAAACTATGGAAACTATTGTATCGAGTTTATTCATAATAAATACGTTTTCTAGCATTTGACTCCGTACCACTGAAAGGTTTAGCGTACACTTGAACTTAAAAGATAACCTAATAAGGCGAAATAATGCTTGGATAATGATAATGGGTTTATACGGATCTTTTTGGGTTGAAAGCACACATCAAAATGACATTGATGTAAATTGACAAGGTAACATTTCCATTTTTTCATCAGAAGAGGTGTATCCTTTGAGCTAGGGCAAGGCCCATCATCAGAAGCTGTCAAATTAGAGAAACTGAGTTTGAAAACTTAATTGTGGGATTGAATAAAGGAAGTGGCCACTAACATTCTGCTTCCTTTTTCAGCTGTTCTTACTCTCACAATCTTGTTTTCTTAGTGCTCATGGTTATCCACTTACATGTTACTTTCACATCCTACCTGATGTTGCTATTTccctttttatcaatttatctgCATCAACAAGaataatttttctcattttctatgtATGTTGTATTATTTCCACTTTGTGTGTTTTGGTTCTTACTTATTTTCTATCTAATATGTATGGTTGATATAAAAGATGGTGATTTAGGGTCTGTTTGGGAATGCCGTGACTTTTAGTTGTGGCTGTGGCTTCTCAAAAGCTACAAATTGTAGCTTCTGAAAATGACTGTAAAGTCATGTGTGGAAGGGGTTGTGATATTAGCTTTTATGTATTACCAAACACTTTGGAATTTTGCCTTTGAATAAAAAGCCATGGAATGTAAACAAAAGCCAAAAGCTAGTGATTCCCAAACTGGCACTTAATGATTTAGGAAAGACATCCATATGATAGACTGACAtggatatatatttgattagaaGATCGGTCAGTCTCATGATCCATCACAGCTGCCCTGGATTGGTCCAGTTCCCGGGGACATCGCTGAAATCGAGGCTTATTGTAGAATATTTAGAGCAGCTGAACAGCTTCATGCTGCATTGATGGATACATTGTGCAATCCATTGACTGGAGAGTGTaaaatttcttatgattttacgcCAGAGGAAAAGCCATTGTTGGAAGATAAAATAGTATCTGTGCTTGGCTGCATCCTTTCGCTTTTGAATAAAGGAAGAGAAGATGTTCTTTCTGGAAGATCTTCCATCATGAGTTCCTTTCGGGGTGCAGAAGTAAGTGCAATGGAGGATAAACTTCCACCTCTAGCCATTTTCAGGAGTGAGATGAAAAGGTGCTGTGAGAGTTTGCATGTTGCTCTTGAAAACTATTTGACACCTGACTATGATCGAAGCCTGGATGTATGGAGGAAACTGCAGAGGTTGAAGAATGTATGTTATGATTCTGGTTTTCCCCGGCTTGATGATTGTCCTTGTCATATGCTGTTTGCAAATTGGAATGCAGTTTATTTATCCACTTCTAAAGAAGATCTAATGTCGAAAAATTCTGAGGCTGCATTTTGGAGGGGTGGGCAGGTAACAGAGGAAGGTCTAAAGTGGTTACTGGAGAGAGGATTCAAGACCATTGTAGATCTTAGGGCGGAAATTATTAAGGATAACTTGTATGAAGCAGAGGTAGCTGATGCTATTGCAGCTGGGAAGgttgaattgattaaaattcCTGTTGAAGTTAGGACAGCACCTTCAATGGAGCAGGTTGAAAAGTTTGCTTCTTTGGTTTCAGATTTCAGCAAAAAGCCCATCTATCTCCACAGCAAGGAAGGAGTATGGAGAACTTCTGCTATGGTCTCCAGATGGAGGCAGTATATGACTCGCAGTGCATCTCAGATTACCACTCAGAGAGATGTGGGAAGTAGGCGGGGACCTTCCATCATCATTAGAGGGGGGTCCCTCTCAGGACAGGAAAATGGATCTCTGCCAGAGGCTTTGGATAAAGATCATGGTTCAAATGGAGCGTCTAGTGAAGTTGTCTCTCCAAAGGATGAAAATGGTCAGAGCATTAACAGGGCATACAATGACCATGCTTCTGTTCAGGGTTCTATTCCATTAGAAATGGTAGATAATGGGGTAGGATTCTCAGCAAACATCTCCATGGAAGCTGACCCTCTGAAGGCTCAGGTCCCTCCTTACGATTTCTTTTCCAAAGCAGAGATGTCCAGATTTTTCCGAACTAAAAAAATCACACCTCCAACATACTCTAAGTATCAGTTGAAAGGGTTTGAAAAGTTGCTTGTTTCTAGAACAACAGGTGTTGCGACAGTCCCAAAAGTTGATGGTATTGATCCCGAGTTAGGGTTCGTGGAGGCAAAAAGATCCTATGGATTAGTAAGAGGTAAAAATGCATCTCCAAAGCCTCAGAGCTC from Populus trichocarpa isolate Nisqually-1 chromosome 5, P.trichocarpa_v4.1, whole genome shotgun sequence includes these protein-coding regions:
- the LOC7469175 gene encoding NAD kinase 2, chloroplastic isoform X1 encodes the protein MVLCLFHVSIIMNRLSPVTGILTSCPCSFKLHNRDSKLVGCGFGLQRKERLKRKLKFVVSAELSKSFSVNLGLDSKKIGQSHDPSQLPWIGPVPGDIAEIEAYCRIFRAAEQLHAALMDTLCNPLTGECKISYDFTPEEKPLLEDKIVSVLGCILSLLNKGREDVLSGRSSIMSSFRGAEVSAMEDKLPPLAIFRSEMKRCCESLHVALENYLTPDYDRSLDVWRKLQRLKNVCYDSGFPRLDDCPCHMLFANWNAVYLSTSKEDLMSKNSEAAFWRGGQVTEEGLKWLLERGFKTIVDLRAEIIKDNLYEAEVADAIAAGKVELIKIPVEVRTAPSMEQVEKFASLVSDFSKKPIYLHSKEGVWRTSAMVSRWRQYMTRSASQITTQRDVGSRRGPSIIIRGGSLSGQENGSLPEALDKDHGSNGASSEVVSPKDENGQSINRAYNDHASVQGSIPLEMVDNGVGFSANISMEADPLKAQVPPYDFFSKAEMSRFFRTKKITPPTYSKYQLKGFEKLLVSRTTGVATVPKVDGIDPELGFVEAKRSYGLVRGKNASPKPQSSPADSAKHLNGSSNTSAGSGNGVVSSASSDDDMCTIEGNMCASATGVVRVQSRRKAEMFLVRTDGFSCAREQVTESSLAFTHPSTQQQMLMWKTTPKTVLLLKKLGKELMEEAKEVASFLYHQEKMNVLVEPDVHDIFARIPGFGFVQTFYSQDTSDLHERVDFVACLGGDGVILHASNLFRGAVPPVVSFNLGSLGFLTSHYFEDYRQDLRQVIHGNKTLDGVYITLRMRLRCEIFRNGKAVPGKVFDVLNEVVVDRGSNPYLSKIECYEHDRLITKVQGDGVIVATPTGSTAYSTAAGGSMVHPNVPCMLFTPICPHSLSFRPVILPDSARLELKIPEDARSNAWVSFDGKRRQQLSRGDSVRISMSQHPLPTVNKSDQTGDWFHSLIRCLNWNERLDQKAL
- the LOC18099602 gene encoding uncharacterized protein LOC18099602 → MLNTRPFKGANVFISRNLVPPEVFDALLDGLKLNGADVFLCCDPSRHGPNDFHIISSPDHEKFEDLKAKGCNLLGPHCVLSCAKEHRPLPKQGFTCCLAMDGVKVLASGFDMDEKVKIEQMVTAMGGVLQTKASVDVRFVVVKNVSAAKYKWALNVLKKPIVTINWLYQCWNEHRVVPQESYRVLPFSGLTICVTRIPADKRKEIEKLIIQNGGKYSAELTKKCTHLISDAPEGDKYKVARRWGHIHIVTRKWFDQSIACKACLNEESYPVQGGCLSSSKTVRGPMIAHHSQDKCVGNTLSVPSSVASESNLPATPCAGSSDPDLEATLSQNMSSMFSDRPVSIKVVDCDKPMVKETIETNLDGCVANDSQSEDSDMYLSECRISLVGFEAPELRKLVNMVRRGGGSRYMTFNDKLTHIVVGAPTEVEKKELRGLAASGVINVVRTAWLEDCDREKKEIPVLCQHIAYDLLLPKDPVSSLKGTITGMAGNQAKSSIVHPSIHSDQVLGGANSGLRMPSLLKENRDVKPEMNINLSIPVEGTVRWSQQNVFPVVKDPKKGTKRTQNDCSDQDVQRMKSINVFQGKTFCFSKSFPEDRRSEIVQWINLGGGEVLIDKAKQKVHFMIECHGVISRSADDPWTLYVSSHWVRSCLEGGCLLDIGSHIIYSPLPCRIPLPGFEKFRFCISQYEEKDRLLLRNLCFVLGAKFVEKLTRKVTHLLCKFTSGPKYEAACKWDICLITSEWIYECVRQNEVVAVDQFRPKEITSQDEEAGLCTESQFPTQDVQMISGENASQFITQPQGLRNSSAQNGGSLINSFMEEAQQSIDICKKAKIFKDNDQKSLLSSRVHLSDSTLNMNSTEGDNAKDNGESSHDIPDVAAAIEDLLEQTSKIQDQKSPGRSGCDKSLFSSDCSMLGEGHGGSPSVIGLPKHWLSRTGRRDELSSPKEANGGPYDSFSETQTDSQVVGYEEDLTGRQMLIDRVRTRSSMT
- the LOC7469175 gene encoding NAD kinase 2, chloroplastic isoform X2: MVLCLFHVSIIMNRLSPVTGILTSCPCSFKLHNRDSKLVGCGFGLQRKERLKRKLKFVVSAELSKSFSVNLGLDSKIGQSHDPSQLPWIGPVPGDIAEIEAYCRIFRAAEQLHAALMDTLCNPLTGECKISYDFTPEEKPLLEDKIVSVLGCILSLLNKGREDVLSGRSSIMSSFRGAEVSAMEDKLPPLAIFRSEMKRCCESLHVALENYLTPDYDRSLDVWRKLQRLKNVCYDSGFPRLDDCPCHMLFANWNAVYLSTSKEDLMSKNSEAAFWRGGQVTEEGLKWLLERGFKTIVDLRAEIIKDNLYEAEVADAIAAGKVELIKIPVEVRTAPSMEQVEKFASLVSDFSKKPIYLHSKEGVWRTSAMVSRWRQYMTRSASQITTQRDVGSRRGPSIIIRGGSLSGQENGSLPEALDKDHGSNGASSEVVSPKDENGQSINRAYNDHASVQGSIPLEMVDNGVGFSANISMEADPLKAQVPPYDFFSKAEMSRFFRTKKITPPTYSKYQLKGFEKLLVSRTTGVATVPKVDGIDPELGFVEAKRSYGLVRGKNASPKPQSSPADSAKHLNGSSNTSAGSGNGVVSSASSDDDMCTIEGNMCASATGVVRVQSRRKAEMFLVRTDGFSCAREQVTESSLAFTHPSTQQQMLMWKTTPKTVLLLKKLGKELMEEAKEVASFLYHQEKMNVLVEPDVHDIFARIPGFGFVQTFYSQDTSDLHERVDFVACLGGDGVILHASNLFRGAVPPVVSFNLGSLGFLTSHYFEDYRQDLRQVIHGNKTLDGVYITLRMRLRCEIFRNGKAVPGKVFDVLNEVVVDRGSNPYLSKIECYEHDRLITKVQGDGVIVATPTGSTAYSTAAGGSMVHPNVPCMLFTPICPHSLSFRPVILPDSARLELKIPEDARSNAWVSFDGKRRQQLSRGDSVRISMSQHPLPTVNKSDQTGDWFHSLIRCLNWNERLDQKAL
- the LOC7469175 gene encoding NAD kinase 2, chloroplastic isoform X3, with translation MDTLCNPLTGECKISYDFTPEEKPLLEDKIVSVLGCILSLLNKGREDVLSGRSSIMSSFRGAEVSAMEDKLPPLAIFRSEMKRCCESLHVALENYLTPDYDRSLDVWRKLQRLKNVCYDSGFPRLDDCPCHMLFANWNAVYLSTSKEDLMSKNSEAAFWRGGQVTEEGLKWLLERGFKTIVDLRAEIIKDNLYEAEVADAIAAGKVELIKIPVEVRTAPSMEQVEKFASLVSDFSKKPIYLHSKEGVWRTSAMVSRWRQYMTRSASQITTQRDVGSRRGPSIIIRGGSLSGQENGSLPEALDKDHGSNGASSEVVSPKDENGQSINRAYNDHASVQGSIPLEMVDNGVGFSANISMEADPLKAQVPPYDFFSKAEMSRFFRTKKITPPTYSKYQLKGFEKLLVSRTTGVATVPKVDGIDPELGFVEAKRSYGLVRGKNASPKPQSSPADSAKHLNGSSNTSAGSGNGVVSSASSDDDMCTIEGNMCASATGVVRVQSRRKAEMFLVRTDGFSCAREQVTESSLAFTHPSTQQQMLMWKTTPKTVLLLKKLGKELMEEAKEVASFLYHQEKMNVLVEPDVHDIFARIPGFGFVQTFYSQDTSDLHERVDFVACLGGDGVILHASNLFRGAVPPVVSFNLGSLGFLTSHYFEDYRQDLRQVIHGNKTLDGVYITLRMRLRCEIFRNGKAVPGKVFDVLNEVVVDRGSNPYLSKIECYEHDRLITKVQGDGVIVATPTGSTAYSTAAGGSMVHPNVPCMLFTPICPHSLSFRPVILPDSARLELKIPEDARSNAWVSFDGKRRQQLSRGDSVRISMSQHPLPTVNKSDQTGDWFHSLIRCLNWNERLDQKAL